A DNA window from Synchiropus splendidus isolate RoL2022-P1 chromosome 2, RoL_Sspl_1.0, whole genome shotgun sequence contains the following coding sequences:
- the LOC128754577 gene encoding UPF0450 protein C17orf58 homolog, which produces MVWITLVLLFLQFPSLNAEEQVANGLYTEKNPSSFVDSAQSNQSRLVVKEPSLPINELLEKSSRTSESKFTHHSLPAGVWPKHGDLSPVPRHHIPHNKSKKSSKTDHLVELISDKNRGDAAGLLPKTPLSGATAANRTLQRANQDPLLSLPRQGEPDGPPNSRPKSPPHPQPAQPHQPASAPQRDPPSRHLDPEENRPGKSGQHQSSISPGNHNNSRPHATFNRRSSSLLYQFDILKRESEFSHDAYCLSECKKEKDEKESYCYSEFAVNGIVHDIDVLRKGIRIITLMVSSEGFYKMSRLFVSPDSFFFKVRLLVVDTYKCSKPCPDIKLGTRYIVMGHIYHRRRHLPSDLLTLLGAKLKPGDGLLKSNSYVKRFNKRRHQKALEASRSRCR; this is translated from the exons ATGGTTTGGATTACACTGGTCCTCTTGTTCCTCCAGTTTCCTTCCCTCAATGCTGAGGAACAGGTCGCAAATG GGTTGTACACTGAGAAGAACCCGAGCAGCTTTGTGGATTCAGCGCAGAGTAACCAGAGCAGGCTTGTGGTCAAAGAGCCATCCCTGCCCATCAATGAACTGttggagaagagcagcagaaccagcgAGTCTAAATTCACCCATCATTCTTTACCGGCGGGTGTTTGGCCAAAACACGGAGACCTGTCACCTGTCCCGCGTCACCACATTCCTCACAACAAGAGCAAGAAGAGCTCAAAGACCGACCATCTGGTGGAGCTCATCTCTGACAAAAACAGAGGAGACGCCGCTGGTCTTCTACCTAAAACTCCGTTGAGTGGAGCAACAGCTGCCAACCGAACCCTGCAGAGAGCCAACCAGGACCCCCTCCTGAGCCTTCCACGCCAGGGTGAACCAGATGGTCCTCCGAACTCCAGACCTAAGAGTCCCCCTCACCCTCAGCCAGCTCAGCCTCATCAGCCGGCTTCTGCGCCACAGAGAGATCCTCCTAGCAGACATCTGGACCCAGAGGAGAACCGCCCCGGGAAGTCCGGGCAGCACCAGTCAAGTATCAGCCCAGGGAATCACAATAACAGTCGCCCACATGCCACCTTCAATCGCCGCTCCTCCAGTCTGCTCTACCAGTTTGACATCTTGAAACGAG AGTCGGAGTTCAGCCACGACGCCTACTGCTTAAGTGAGTGCAAGAAAGAGAAGGATGAGAAAGAGTCCTACTGCTACAGCGAGTTTG CGGTCAACGGGATCGTGCACGACATCGACGTGCTGAGAAAAGGGATCCGAATCATCACGCTGATGGTGAGCAGCGAAGGCTTCTACAAGATGAGTCGACTCTTCGTGTCCCCCgacagcttcttcttcaaagTGCGCCTTCTAGTGGTGGACACGTACAAGTGCAGCAAGCCCTGCCCCGACATCAAGCTTG GAACCAGGTACATCGTAATGGGTCACATTTACCACCGGAGGCGTCACCTTCCAAGTGACCTCCTCACCTTGCTGGGTGCGAAGCTGAAGCCGGGCGACGGACTGCTCAAGAGCAACAGCTACGTGAAGAGATTCAACAAACGGAGACATCAGAAAGCACTGGAGGCCTCACGCTCCAGGTGCAGGTGA
- the LOC128754454 gene encoding importin subunit alpha-1-like, translating to MSSGCSIRRNQFKNNGKDTNALRRRRLEVNVEIRKAKKDGDILKRRNVNSLLDQSLPQTDHQCSLETIVQHVEGQDLVLQLQATQTVRKLLSREADPPVDAIIAAGLLPRLVSFLGLLHCPALQFEAAWVLANITSGTSEQNWAVIEAGVIPALVHLVASPHAQVREQAVLALGNIGGDGLHCRDQVISHGGLLSLLALLTEPLFSTLPTSFVRHVAWALSNICRHKNPALPLTAVQQLLPGLARLLHHGDDEVVAHVCKATSDLSDGSNERIELVVQSGLVPRLVQLLACGETCIMAPALRALGNIVTGTDEQTQCVLNAGAMAAFPHLLHHEEPDVRKEAAWTLSNITAGKDSQIQAVISAGLVPLLVEVLQKGDLSTQKEAVWTITNMTSGGTVEQVSYLVHSNVLEPLLNMLTIDDTKIVLVVLNGLRNILQMACETGEVEKLRLWIETFGGLNKLKALLSHSAGAVVHASVSVLENLYSHEVSALRA from the exons ATGTCAAGCGGTTGTAGCATTCGACGAAACCAGTTCAAAAACAACGGAAAAGACACAAAC GCGCTGAGGCGCAGGAGGTTAGAGGTCAACGTCGAGATCCGCAAAGCGAAGAAAGACGGTGATATTCTGAAGAGGCGGAATGTAAACTCTCTTTTGGACCAGTCTCTTCCTCAG ACCGACCACCAGTGCTCTTTGGAAACAATTGTTCAACATGTAGAAGGCCAGGATCTTGTTTTGCAACTTCAAGCCACACAGACTGTGAG GAAACTTCTCTCCAGAGAGGCAGACCCTCCCGTCGACGCCATCATCGCTGCAGGTCTCCTCCCGAGGCTTGTCAGCTTCCTGGGACTCCTCCACTGTCCTGCCCTTCAGTTTGAGGCCGCCTGGGTCCTGGCCAACATCACCTCAGGCACCTCAGAGCAGAACTGGGCTGTGATAGAAGCTGGGGTCATTCCAGCCCTCGTTCACCTGGTTGCGTCGCCTCACGCCCAGGTCAGGGAGCAGGCAGTCCTGGCCCTCGGCAATATCGGAG GTGATGGACTGCATTGCAGAGACCAGGTGATCTCCCATGGTGGGCTGCTGTCGCTGCTGGCTTTGCTGACGGAACCTCTGTTTTCAACATTACCT ACTAGTTTTGTGCGTCATGTGGCGTGGGCACTGTCCAACATCTGCAGACACAAGAACCCAGCGCTTCCTTTGACCGCCGTGCAACAGCTGCTTCCGGGCCTGGCGCGGCTCTTGCACCATGGCGACGATGAAGTCGTGGCTCACGTCTGCAAGGCCACGTCCGACCTGTCCGATGGCTCAAATGAGAGGATCGAGTTAGTGGTGCAAAGTGGTCTGGTGCCCCGTCTTGTACAGCTACTGGCCTGTGGGGAGACTTGTATCATG GCCCCCGCACTGCGAGCGCTCGGCAACATAGTGACCGGGACTGATGAACAGACCCAGTGTGTTCTCAATGCAGGTGCCATGGCTGCGTTCCCTCACCTCCTGCACCACGAGGAACCTGACGTCAGGAAGGAGGCCGCTTGGACTCTGTCCAACATCACTGCTGGGAAGGACTCTCAGATCCAGGCAGTCATTTCTGCAGGCCTGGTTCCTCTGCTGGTGGAGGTCCTCCAAAAG GGAGACTTAAGTACACAAAAAGAGGCTGTGTGGACAATCACAAACATGACCAGCGGGGGCACTGTTGAGCAAGTCTCCTACCTGGTTCATTCCAACGTGCTGGAGCCGCTACTCAACATGTTGACCATTGACGACACTAAGATCGTCCTGGTCGTGTTGAACGGATTACGCAATATTCTGCAG ATGGCATGTGAAACCGGTGAGGTGGAGAAACTGAGGTTGTGGATTGAGACGTTTGGTGGTTTGAATAAACTCAAAGCTCTGCTGTCTCACAGCGCTGGAGCTGTTGTTCATGCTTCAGTCAGTGTTTTAGAAAATCTCTATTCTCATGAGGTAAGTGCTCTCAGAGCTTAG
- the LOC128754455 gene encoding deoxynucleoside triphosphate triphosphohydrolase SAMHD1-like codes for MIKKVFNDSIHGLVELHPLLVKIIDTPEFQRLRNIKQMHGGHFVYPGATHNRFQHSIGTCYLAVTLGITEEDVLCVEIAALCHDLGHGPFSHLFDQQFLPRAWKKEGRGQHGENTLPKHEDMSIKMLDYLLDKNCLRCSMMEHKLNLPGDLIFIKDLILGKKEESGERRDKQFLFDIVSNSANGIDVDKWDYFARDCHHLGIKNNFDYSRLLLSARVCEDRKQICYRDKEMSNIYDMFRTRYMLHKRAYQHSVCAAIEEMITDAFLEADEHFQVKGSRGNMFKLSEAITDMEAYSKLTDHVFEEILYSSDPQLEQARAILRRIVTRDLYKLVGEGVQANDGDLQACKTALTERLGMEMMRDVVVKPADISYGMKRKINYKFYHKTAPDTAVALMPTASSPTNPRTFSEKLIRVYIKKSNIRDDVKAAFEEWRHEMGLVEPSVEVEEA; via the exons ATGATCAAAAAG gtgtttAACGATTCCATCCATGGACTGGTGGAGCTTCACCCACTTCTCGTCAAAATCATCGACACACCTGAGTTCCAGAGGCTCAGAAACATCAAGCAGATGCATGGTGGTCATTTTGTGTATCCTGGCGCGACCCACAACCGCTTCCAACACTCCATTGG AACCTGCTACTTGGCTGTTACTTTGGGCATCACAGAAGAAGACGTCCTCTGTGTGGAGATCGCAGCACTCTGCCATGATTTAG GACATGGGCCCTTTTCACACTTGTTTGATCAACAGTTCCTGCCCAGAGCCTGGAAAAAG GAAGGACGTGGACAGCATGGAGAAAACACACTGCCCAAG CATGAGGACATGTCAATCAAAATGCTCGACTATCTCTTGGACAAAAATTGTTTGAGATGCTCAATGATGGAACACAAACTGAATCTTCCTGGAGACCTCATCTTCATCAAGGACCTCATTCTGGGCAAAAAG gaggagagtggAGAGCGGAGAGACAAGCAATTCCTCTTTGACATCGTGAGCAACTCTGCCAATGGCATTGATGTCGACAAGTGGGACTACTTTGCCAG GGACTGCCACCACCTGGGCATCAAGAACAACTTTGACTACAGCCGCCTCCTGCTGTCTGCCAGAGTGTGTGAAGACAGGAAACAAATCTGCTACAGAGATAAG GAGATGTCCAACATCTACGACATGTTCCGCACAAGGTACATGCTCCACAAGAGAGCTTACCAACACAGCGTCTGTGCTGCCATCGAAGAAAT GATCACTGATGCCTTTTTGGAGGCAGATGAACACTTCCAAGTGAAGGGATCAAGAGGCAACATGTTCAAGCTCTCTGAAGCCATCACTGACATGGAGGCCTACTCCAAGCTGACAG ATCACGTGTTTGAAGAGATCCTCTACTCTTCGGATCCACAGCTGGAACAAGCGAGAGCTATTCTGCGCAGAATAGTCACACGAGACCTCTACAAACTTGTGGGAGAAGGTGTGCAGGCAAATGATGGTGACTTG CAAGCATGTAAAACGGCACTCACTGAGCGGTTGGGAATGGAGATGATGAGGGATGTTGTTGTCAAG CCGGCTGACATTAGCTATGGAATGAAGAGAAAGATCAATTACAAATTCTACCACAAGACTGCACCAGACACAGCTGTTGCACTCATGCCAACG GCGTCTTCTCCGACTAATCCAAGGACCTTTTCTGAGAAACTGATACGGGTCTACATCAAGAAGAGCAACATCAGGGATGATGTGAAGGCGGCATTTGAAGAGTGGCGCCATGAAATGGGATTGGTGGAACCAAG TGTGGAAGTTGAGGAAGCATGA